A segment of the Candidatus Nitrososphaera gargensis Ga9.2 genome:
GTGTACCTTCCTTGGTACCTTCTGCTTGAATCCCCACCTGTGAAGTACCTTGTAGATGTGCTTGTGATGGTACTTGACGCCGCTCTCCTTTACTATCAACTCGTACGCCTGCCTTGTGGTCCAGCCCTGCTTGCTCTCCTTCAGCTTCTTCTGTATCCTGAGTGCCACCTCTGGAGGGATGTCAGGTGGCCTGCCGCTTTTTGGCCGGGTTTTCAGACCATCTACTCCTTCCTGTCTGTACCTTGCCATCCATTCAGACGCCCAAGTCCTGCTTCTGTGGAGGAGCTCCTCTGCGACCCGTGATGGAACCATGCCATCTTCTTCTACCTTCAGTACCAGCAGTAGCCTTTCCTTTACCTCCGGGTCGGATTCCGCCTTGTAAAGGCGTTCCAGTTCTGACATGTCGGAAGCCATGTCTCAGGTGGCAGGAAGAAGCTGATAGCTGTTCCTGTCAATAAAAGACGGCAATCACCTCAAACGTATGTCACCATACATGTGCTACGGGGTATAGGTTCTCACCCATGTCGATTCCTTATCCATCTCAGCTGGATGAGCATACTCCCATTCGCGCCTGATGCGCACTGTGGCTTTACGCGAGCCTTGGCCTAACCTGTCAATGGCATCATCTTCCTTTGTCAGGAAATGCAAGAACCTACCAGGCCCTGTTCGTTGCTCGACCATCTTCTAGCTGGATGAAGGCTTGCTTTTTGTTGCCTTCGTACAATATAATATTTAGTAGCTTTTGCTATTTTACCATTTTTTTCATTACGCCGTCTGCGCTAGAGTGTGATGGTAGTGGCTTTTCTTGGCCTTATCCTTGGCGAACATATCACCTGTCAATCGTACTGCAAATTATCTGTTGTTCGTATGTGATTGCCAAGAGTCATCAACTGTGGACACCCCAACTGAAACTTATCAGCTCCTTCGTCAAATAGCTCGAAATATCAAATTATCCTTTAGAATAAACTCTGCATTGTACAAAATACCTTGAGAAGCTTGGATTGGATTTTATGGTTTGTACTTGACGTGT
Coding sequences within it:
- a CDS encoding helix-turn-helix domain-containing protein; this translates as MSELERLYKAESDPEVKERLLLVLKVEEDGMVPSRVAEELLHRSRTWASEWMARYRQEGVDGLKTRPKSGRPPDIPPEVALRIQKKLKESKQGWTTRQAYELIVKESGVKYHHKHIYKVLHRWGFKQKVPRKVHINTASDEEKESFKKGRGKS